In Oryzias melastigma strain HK-1 linkage group LG6, ASM292280v2, whole genome shotgun sequence, the DNA window TATTACTACTGTGTCATACATGGCTTCACTAACAAAAGAAAGTCAGAGTCAAAATTCAAGGCCCAGAGTCCGGATCAacccctccaggtaattctatccgggcCTATTACACATAGGGCCTAATATaatattattaatggcccgatgatATCCtgagctcatttttaacttgtataattttgacaaaatgtacttttaaggagagtaaaatattgaaagttatttaaggtttaagttggtttattttggaataattttcctgcctttttattattcagaattatgttaaaaagttacagttttaaagtaaaaaaaaattggcattatgctagcctTTTGGTCTGTTTTGGAATTGACTAAGgttgctattttaaagtttagccaatatttcagctaaatgggACCAgtgtttacttcctgtttaaaagacggggtgggggggtgtcaGCTCATTTCTCTCTGGCTGTGTCCGACCCCCTCCCCCCCACTCACTTTATATTGCGTTCGctattttctagtgctgtctaaatcaactaattccaaaatcgagtgcactagaaacttctcaaaagtctttgcaaaaaactagtgtacATCGATGTTCACTTGATACactaatatagaccacaatgcaattTTGGACaaagaaacatgtttaaatgtaatttttgaataaaccatccacattttcaccatcagaacacaatggagtcataaataaatgtcgtcAGAGTTtcgtatttattcaattttgacTTAGTGAAATCGGTTACGTCATATGtggcgtttagaaaaacaaaagaaaatgagggttgtaacttcagtcccagttCATTCAGTGACTGTGAATGCCCGTctttaacacaataagatggcgATTTGAACGGGCTACAACAGCATTTTGTATGCAGTTTGTACGCGATAAACTGCATTTAAcatccgtcttgggacaacttcagactatgNNNNNNNNNNNNNNNNNNNNNNNNNNNNNNNNNNNNNNNNNNNNNNNNNNNNNNNNNNNNNNNNNNNNNNNNNNNNNNNNNNNNNNNNNNNNNNNNNNNNNNNNNNNNNNNNNNNNNNNNNNNNNNNNNNNNNNNNNNNNNNNNNNNNNNNNNNNNNNNNNNNNNNNNtttgaagctgaaaacaatgacgtttattttagaatagcaaaaaagttttggacattttatattttttttggccaaacactgatattttttcatttgttttatttgggtttcaaataatattggccccagaAAAGCTCCATACACACCAGGCTTTACAACTCGCGTTCAAAGGATGACTTCCAAAGGTAAACACACGTGTATGCGGATTTCGGACTTCTGCATTAAATACTCTGGCGATCATGAATCGCTACATAAGTTTCTAAGTCCATTTTTGGGCTCCACAAACAAAAGGCGTGTCGAAGGACATgtgttgaattttgaccaatcaggggctcagATTTGGTAATGACATAAGGTTAGTGTCCTTTTGAATTCACAAAAGTGCCGACTAAAAATTGATGATGAAAgtgaaattaataattgcggtttgttcCCTGACTGAATTATATGACGCCActagtaaacagaagaaaaggaaaaagacgaggaagcccctccctgcttgtccagtgtgaacaccaaatgCTAAACATGCTTTCAAGACTGCGTTTAATGCTCTGACCTGTTGCTGTATTTATACCAGATGTTCTCAGGTATTTATTGGTTAAGTAGGAGCTCGTTCCACCATGTTTACTCACACTCTTGTGAAATGACACACAGGATCATGGAGTTGACGTAGGCGACGTGTCGGAAAGGAAAAACCTCAGAGAGAAGCTCAGATGTAAACCCTTCAGATGGTACCTGGATAACGTCTACACCAATCTGGAAAGATGGGATAACATCCTGGCATATGGAGTGGTAGGATTAATTTCAGCAGTTATTAACACCCCCTTGTTCctcactaaaacattttaaacaatgcTGGGCTAAAACTGTTGTGGTTAAATTGGAGGTATTTTCACTCGCAGCTGCAGAACAGTTTTTTTACAAAGTACTGTGTGGATGAGGGAGTTTCTCCGGGGAACATCCCTCTGCTCTACGAGTGCCACTTCCAGAAAACACAGGtgatgtttgaaagaaaaagttaaaataaatgaatgcatGACACAGCAAATGGAATGATATGCTTATTTTTCACCAGTTCTGTGTTTACAACTCTGATAACGAACTCATTGTTGGAGGGATTCGATCccacaaatacaacaaaaaccgCTGTCTGGTGGATCCCGGTTCTGGAAACCTTCCCACTCTGCACAGCTGTGAGCTGGCCAAGCAGAACAAGCTGTCCATGCACTGGACCTTCAGCCAGGTAGCTGGAGCACATTCTGGAGGTTAATTCTGTAATAACTAACATTAACGATGGGTCTCTCCTCTCTGCAGGGAAATGCCATCCGAAACACGGCGACCAACAGATGTCTGGAGATCAGCCAAGGACAAAACTATCAGTACATGCTCATTATTCAGGAATGCACGGGGCAGCGCTGGAGGATGCAGCATCTCATCCAAGAGTCCAGTTCAAATACAAactgatgggtttttttttttacagaatttttggaaaatatttacaactcctgttttatttaataaaatcctGCTTTTATTAACTGATGTTGAGTCATCTTAAGACGCTGTTGGTGTCGGCAGACGGCTGGTTCCAATTGCAGGAAGTTTATCAGTAGGGCTGCAacatttagtcgactaatcgactttaaaaataaccggcgactaatttaatagtcgttactttatattatatgtactcagagtgtagtaaagttgaaagttataatggtattctgctagctttatggactattttggcagtttagctaatatttcagcagcatgctagctgctttggctaatttatgatttgtttccccgttttttaggctattttgaagtttacctaaaGTTTCAGAGGcaagctaactgttttggctaacttagactttttttttgtttaggctaatttgacatttagctattattttggCTGGATTTCAGCTTAAACagttttagcaatcaatttcagcatcttcagccactATTTATTAGCatagctaaaagtccacaaatctaaatcaggctcaggcaggcagaggtcaacaATGTGCATCAGAATcacacatatataaaatattttatttacttgtatatgtttgtaaatttacttttttattgtatatattCCTTTGATGATCAGCATAGATACCGTTTAGTTTTCAAGGAAAGGCATTGAATAAGTTTAATAAGCTTCTGCCTATTCCGTTTTTcctggttgtttgtttttattgtgtattgTGTTAACCAAATAGgaactaaaccaataaacatgaaacttaaaaaaaagaatagaaatttGAGTAGTCAGGATCCAGGTGAGAGTTTGGGAAGGTGGCAGGTAAACAGAGTCAGAGATGAAATAGAGTCATGAAAACGGatgaaacgctcggtaatgcaggcagagtggcacaaacaatacttcgcactgagcgagGGTCTCTGGGGAGACAGAGCCCTGAATCCTGACAAGTGGGTGTCAAAGTATTAATGATTTCTCAGCATTTGCAttgattatttatatatatttaaataggTAACTCCAGCTGTCATGTTAAAAGCAGGGAATATAAAAGcactttgtcaaaataaagtgtttaccTTTTGCTTGTAAAACACAcgttttaccagtttttttttaggagtacACCTTTAATGTCCTCATAATCATCATATTAttgtgtaattaaaaataacagccactatttatatttaacaataataataatttacttgCTTTGGAACTTTAGCCAGTTCAACCTTTGCTTCCCCTTCCTgtttctgagagctctctgtttacaccgtAGACATACAGTATACaccctctcccactagcttacagcctccagcctaacattactggGGCAACCAAAATGgggagcaatatcagagctatccaggtGGTCAGTCTGGACCAAaatttcagctcagacgaggaaaacaaagacgttcatggatctatttgtctgcaagtggagaatggggcggagctgggagaaaaagatattttaagaaCAGTATTTTTTGGTGTGCTcttaattcacaatgatttaacaaatactcaaatgtaattttaagctcgattttctttatacatgtcctccaattttagaaaaagatgttaaaaacacacacaaaaaaaacacatttttttttgtttggattgggttttgtttttgttgtcaaattctttaaaaaatcctcCCTAAAGATTAATTTGTTCGTACCACTAAGAACTgactaaaatacatttgtttttagtatttgtaaattttattttctttggtggttcattaaatttaaattgaaaaaaaaagcggAACGAGAGGAAGAACCGGAAGTAGACGAAGTCCTACGGAGAGCCGCGAGTCTTCTGGTATCCTAGCAACGCGTTTGTTTCAAACTGGTCCCGTACCGGAAATCTACAACTCGTATCTTTCTGTGAATCgaggctgaagatgcagaatATCGATCTGACCTCCGAGCGAGCGGCCAGACTCATTCTGGAGAGGCGTCGCGACAGAGAAGCGGAGAGACGAGAACGAGTTTTTAACGACAAAGTCAGGACGGTGGGGGTGAGTGTCTCTGCTTCTGCAGACGAGTGACACATCTCTGTCTGATAGACGATCTCCGCGTGTTTGACAGGTGGACAGAGAAGCTCTGGATGAGCAGGTGCAGGAAAGAAAGAGACAAGAAGAGAAAGTCAAACAGGAACAAGCAGCTTTTGGTGGGTCACTCACATCACTCTCatataaacattaaatatgaaATGTAGCCAGCAGTTTGGGGGCTCCAGGTGAACAATAACATGCAATCCTTTGCTGTGTTTGTATTAATCATTAAAGTCAAGTTTTCCTCAAGAagccaaaagaaacaaaaacagttcattaTGTAGTGGcgtcaattaaaaaagaaaaattctcaaaatgacCATTTTCTGCCCGTCTGCTTTtgccttttctcttcttttctcaCGATATAATATTTGGAccaccatgaaagaaaataaataaatatatgagaataactaacaaaattattaatttattacttaaaaAGTTGTCAATTTACACGgaagttgttattttttccccccaaaatagtgttcaaattaaattaaacaattgcatagtttttctcataatttatgaatttattcttgacaaatttggacatttttcccagaattttaggattttttcttcataatattttgactgttttctcacaattctgttgttctttttcttgctttccttttttcttttttccacatcACAACGATTCAgctttcatcattttattttttgttttgttttatctttttaaaaagtctctcTCAGCTTTCTTCTTTGCTGGAACGTTCCATTGCTTCAGAAGCTCTGTGGGAGGACGAAACTCTTTTACATAATCAGTCTTATGGCATTTGGGTTTTTTACTTACATATTTAGATAATAATGGATGTGGAAATTATGTAGACGCTGGAGCCCCCAAGGTGTACACATTGTAggtttaaagtatttttttacagtgaagtagtgattcattttaacaatttgattcCTTTCATGATTTGTATTTGCCGATAACATTCATATTCAGTATTCTATTGGTTAATTTCGAAGCAtaactgacctaaaatcgatccaggacgtttttatccaaaacttccaccagtttgactcagagataaacttcccctgaagttttccagattctttgcATTTCTTTCAAGATAACCAAGTGtacattaaatatgtgtacaaacgaacaatttttcacattttagtttgataaagttcagcccacttttgtttttccacattaaaatattacaaaatagaACATTAGTAGAAATTCTACTATTTTTAcattatggtaaaataaaccaCAATCTTAATggtattttacaagttttatataatacatttaaatatttttttaatggtttgtttAATTGTATTgatcaatttgattaaaatcttGTCTCAGACGGACAGATCGATCTGATTGGATCTTAGGAATATAAACCAATTAAGTCGGTTAATCGTCACAttcctgttttctttattttaaatttacctAAATGTTTGGGTTTCTGTAAATCAGAGAATTTTGTCTGTCTGTGAAACGTTTGCAACACGTCTGATAAATACTCTCCATATTCTGGGATCCCAGATGCTGATGCGATCCATCAAAGCAGAGCCGCCGGCGTTCTCCAGATCAGACGGATGAAGCAGAAGCACGAGCTGGAAGAAGCTCTGCACGCCTTCAGGTCTCAGAACCAGCAGGCCTGGACCCGGACGGAGTTTGACCTGAACGACCCGGACAGGTGGAGGAAAATGGACCCGAGTGACGCTCAGATGATCCTGCCGGGCCTGGTGGGGGAGGACCCGACCAAGAGCAGCAGACACCAGAGGCAGAAGGAGCAGCTCAGAGAGTGGCTCGtccagcagcaggcggagcagGAGACCTCCAGGGGTCAGCGGGAGCTGGAGGGTGGGTGTCCAGGTGTTCACATGTGGACACGGGAGTCCAAATGAAAACTCTCACCTTCATCTTCTCTTCAACTCAGACCAGAAATACAAccagagcagagaggagatccTGAACACAGCAGGAGAACGTCTGCATCTCCAGAAGGAACAAAGGAAGGAAGCTGCTATCGCCACTAAAAACTACAACCTGGCCATGGTACATCATATCACTCcgacttgtttttttgtcttgtgcTAACCCAGTGAGTTCACTTTCTGTCTTTGCATCAGATTGAAGAGAAACATCAACTAAAGGAGCAGAACGACCCTGATTATGTTCTGGAATCGGCTGCAGTGCCGGGTTTCAGTCCGAGTGCTGATGTGAGACCCCCCCCTGAGACCGTCCAACAAGTCATTCGGTTCCAGAAATACCAAATTCAGGAAAAGAAGGTGAAACCAAATCCTGATCTCTGGTGGGATTTTAAAGAaagtctagatcaggggtctgcaacctgtggctcttttatccctttattgtgggTCTTTACCTTTAATGAAAAACGCTAACGCTTGAGTAGATAAAAGATTAGTCATTTAAGTTTTGTcctttctgtttagattttgaacaactaagcaaaaaacatttcatttaccgtcagaaattctgtagaaatgttctttaaatttgtgtttttaattcatagttagtcaaataaaactctaaaagtttttttattttggtaaattacactaaagtggttaaagttttgaacaatgcagtttaaaactcgatatatagcattacctgcgataacgttagtgtgaatgatgtacgCTGAATGTGGCCgttaaagatgctgaaactgatatcttaaaacgctgaagctaatggctgaaaacacttaagctgagagcttgctaaaatattagctaaatgccaaattagcctacaagactggaaaaatgactaatttatctaatatttcagctagcatgtagctgaaatattggcttaactccaaaatagcctaaaaattaaataagccaaaattagccaaaacagctagcaagtagctgaaatattagcttaactccaaaatagccccaaaaacttaaaaaaaagcctcaattagccaaaaaagctagctagttgttgaaatattagctgaactctaacCCCCTctaacccccccccaaaaaaaatagGTCAGGgaactgaaaaattagctaaactccaaaatagaataaaaactgaaaaaagcctgaattagctaaaatagctagctaGTAGCAacacattagctaaactctaaattagcctaacaaaccTCGTGCACgctgctgcaggaggacctTTTCTTGACACAggatgggttttattttgaaaggaactagcgtgtgctgctgtcaaaaataaaataagttataaattatattattaaaatattcaaaacagcataaataaatgtttaatcaacacaaaagcctaaatattgagcattttgaaatgattaagTGGGACTTTGTGTTTCTGGTCgagttctggtctgtaagaaactagagCGATAAGGCAGCAGACCTGGACTCTAGATGAAGATGATGGTTGAAGGCAGCAGACCTGGACTCTAGATGAAGATGATCGTCTGCTGACTTCTGTGCTCCTGTAGAGACTGGAGCTGGAGAGAAAACAGGAGGACGAGCGCTTCGATCGCGTCCGCCTGGACTCGGCCCGCGCCGCTCTGCTGATGGAGCGGCGGCAGGCCCGGATCAGCAAGCAGCTGAGGCGACAGCTGGACAGCACCAACGTTCATCTGGCCCAGACGCACAAGCAGCAGTCAGTGAAATCCAGAGAGCCTCACAGCCCATCAGTGTGACGTCTGACACATCTGCTTCCTGTCGCTCTGTTCACAGGAAACCGGATATCGAGAGGGGCCAGATCGACGAGAGCTTCTTCTCCAAATTCAACACCTGCAGCAGATGATGAGCAAAACTCTTCCAGAAAAACTGATGACcctgatttaaaaataacacacaagctcaggtttttttattaaattaccaCCTAAAGTTGTCTTTATCACAGTCACAGTTGTTCAAACAGCCAGAAGTGTTCACAAAATAAAGCTTTAGTGCAAACCTGTCGcaggaaaacagcagaaaacttcAATATATTATTTaccccacaaaaaaataaaaaaaatcagcaagcacaaatgaaaaatacacaatttaacaccacaaagaattaaaaaaaaaatttagaagcCCTGACACAAATCTTTATATATGACACAGTTATACCAGTACAGACGATGCCGATAATGACAACATCCCCAAAAAAACTCATTCTGTAAAGAAACGTTAAAATATTTAACGGAAGCTGTGAacgtttttatcattttagtcttttaaaaatcattttcccttttttctccattttgatCTGATACGTTTTGATCCTAAAACGTGTTCGTTGTTGCTTCACATCCTTTCCATGTAAGTGTTGTAAAAGTATTCAAACACAACATCTCTCTGATCTCCTGTCAGATCAGATCCTGAAGCTCAGCAGATCTTTCACTTAATAAAAGAGGATTTGTTCTGCCGCTTTATTCTGTTAATGTAAGTGCAAAGAGTCAAACCTTCTGaaacactgaaaacagagaaatgtcTGTTTGTTATTAAACGTGTTCAGAGACAAACTTATTCCATCTTCTCTGCCACAGAACCAGAGCTTCAAtcttctgctttggatttaaaGAACTATacctacaagaaaaaaagagttaaaggtCAGAACAATATGGAAACATATTGtgttcacaaacaaaaaaaagatgttttctgaGATCATTCTTTCAAGGTTTTCTCTAAATCATATTTTCTGAGTTCATTTAAGAACAAGATTAAATTTGGTTGCAGTAAACCAGAGTTATTAGTTAAATAGGCTCCGCCTCCTACACATGAAGCTGTAGAGACCGCCAGGGACAGTCAACAAAGCGCAACATAAAATCTATTTGATTTATCTACAACTCAACACAAAAATCTAAACCGTCTCACGGACACGTATTTGTATTAACAcagactttaaataaattttcaAATAATCTGAAAACTTTCACTCTTTATATTACAATAACCCACAACTGTTGAGTTTTTCACTTTGTAGATGTTAGCTTAATTTCCCCTTAATCccagtttgattttaaaaatgtttgactttttttttagatattttttgttacttttcaaaatttattttagttttctgtaAAATTGTTCTAAACTTCTCAAAATTTTGTTGTTCAAAAaaattagaggaaaaaaataaaaagaaatgtattgaaaaacaccaaaaatcttttttcgaaaaacacaccaaattattttttgaaaacacacaaaaaagctaaaaaacagaatttttttgtcataaagacaccaaaaaaagtgtttggtttttaaaactgaaaaaaaaattgggaaaacacaccaaaaatgtttttgaaaaaacacaccaaaaatgtttttgaaaaaacacaccgaaaatcttttttttttttaaacacagaaaaataattttgaataaaaacacaaaaatatttttaaaagcaaaaaaaaagttttaaaagcatttaaaagcaaatattttaaaaaacaaaattctttgTGTATTGAATGTAAAACACTTCCATAGAAAGACTACACACCGACCATATTCATACACTCCTCAGCTGAGCCTTACCTGAAAGAGTTTATCGCTAACTGCTTCAGTGAAGCGATGTTGGACTTGATTCCTCCTAAACCCACAAAAGCTTCATAGAAGTCATAAGAGAGGCCAGAGGCGCCGAACAGGGCGGGGTCATCAGAGCTGATGACCACGGGGTGATTCTCTGACATCAGCGCTGCTGCCGGATGGTTTCGCAGATCTTTCACCAGCTTCAACACCTGAATCAGCACATGTGAACTCTACGAGGAAATAAACGTACAACTTGGATCAGACTAGAGCGACTCACGAACCTGGTTGGAGACGGGGCACACTTCCACGGCCACGCCCCTCTTCCTGGACAGATCCTTGGCTACAGGGTGACGGACCAGAGCGAAACCATGACCGATACGTGATGTGTTCAAGAGCAGAGCGTCCAAAAGGTTCTGATCCACATCGGTGCCTTCAAGatctaaaaaagttaaagtttgaataattAATAGATTACTCATTTAAGTTTTGTcctttctgtttagattttgaacatgtcaaacaactaagcaaaaaaaggtttaatttactgttataaattctgtagaaatgttctttaaatttgtgtttttgatttatagttagtcaaataaaagttttttattttagtaaatttgactcaagtggttaaagttttaaacaaatgtggtttaaaactagatatatagcattacctgtgataacgctagtgtgaatgccgtaagctgaatttggccgctgaagatgctgaaatggatagctaatatgctgaagctggtagctagctaaaatattagctaaatggacTAGGAAAATGTCGAATtcatccaaaacagctagctgaaatattagctaaactccaaaatagctgataaacttgaaaaaagcataaattaccaaagtagctagctaactagttgaaatattattagctcaactccaaaaaaagcctaaaaaacctgaaaaagacaaaaacagccagcatgtagctaaaatattagctaaactccaaaatagctcaaagaaacctgaaaaagcccaaatttgccaaaacagctaccatgacgctaaaatattagctaaatgccaaattagcatacaagactggtaaaatgtctaatttagccaaaacagctagcatgtagctgaaatattagctaaattccaaaatagaggataaacttgaaaaaagcataaattaccCAAATAGCTAGCTAGCtggttgaaatattagctaaactaaaaattagccCAAGAAAAACTGATAGAAAGCCTTTATTAGCCAAACGGTAAAGGACAGACTCCTACAtgtatttttctctgaaatcttctaaaactacaaaaatgtaaactgttAAATCTCACAAACACTAAACTGTCATCTTATATTGTGCACgttctaatttaaagttttgtttgttacAATTTTGTGAACCATGCACACAGGAACCCTAATTCAAACCCTAAAAACCGAACTTACTCCATATTACTGGTGAAGTAAGAGACAGAAACTCTCACATGACAGttttttcagcagcagatctAATCGAGCGGCTCCACATCCACCCCCCAGGAGCTCACCTGTCTCCCCAGCATGGAAAAAGAAAGGCAGCTCGATCCCCCGCTCTGCAGGCAGGGACAGAGCCTCTCTGAAGTACCACAGCGGTCTGCCGCTGTCCTCCCGGCCCACCTGTGCATGCGAGAACAATGTTAGCATcttcctccttctgctcctctgAGGACTCCTCAGAAGTTCATCTCACCAGGTCAAACCCGGCCAGAGTATCAGGGAAGCTCCTCTGCAGCTTCATGGCCTCCTCCACGACTTCAGTCATCACCGACAGATTCACTCCTCTGAACAACAAAGACCTTTGAGGTTTggttttctctttaaattaaaaatctattattttatgAGCTCCACCTGTTGACTGTGAAGATGATTCTAGCTCCAAAAAAGTCTGGGTGTTGGTTTTTGAACTGTTCGGTGACGTCCCGGTAGGTCTTCAGAGTCCAGGCTCTGTCGTGGGCGCTGCCGTCCAACTCGTAAACCTGCACGTCAGCAACCGGAGCTGAAGACCACGACGGTGAAGACTCGGAGAATGTTTCATACCTCTGGGAGGAGGGCGCGCAGCTCCAGATACATGACGTTGTCCAGGTAGAACTGAGTGAGGCCCTGGTAGAAATAGTCCCTGAAGACTGGAGCGTAAGTGACCAGCCCCCACACGGCGGCGAAGGTCTGCTCGAAGCGGTCCCACACCACGTCCTGGCTGGGATATGCTTCCTCTGGATCCTGCTCGGTGAAGAGCGTCAGGTTTTGCTTGATGctgagaaggaaaaacatgcaactagaaaagtttcatcacctgcaataatgctcgTGTGAACGCTTTTTGCTGACTGAAGATGGTGAAACTTGTTGCtgaaaaatggtgaaaaaattgactttaattgctgaagggatttgctgaaaatgcaaaagctatttgcaaaatgttaaatttgctaaaagactggaaattttgttaaagaactatgaaagagcgcagaagttgacctaaatttatgaaaattttGTAGTGAAATTTCTTAAAGattcctaatacatgccaattttaattttaatttactgtgttgcttaaataggagccaaactcaaaattagccccccaaaaaccACAATAGGTGCCAAAAAGCTAGCCTCTTGATTAAATGctagctaactccaaaatagcctgaaattcctcagtaaactaaattaaatgttagcctgttgctaagatagaagctaaattttaaattatccttaaaaaccCAGCAGATGAAAATAGCCATATTTCCATGACATGgaggccgccatgttggagccagatgtttAGTTCTCAAATTCTTCTCAAAAAGTAATTTTGGACAACACATATTGGGGGCATAAATaattgaaacccaaataaaaaaaaaagaaaaagtattggTGTctgccccccccaaaaaatgtaaaaagtccaaaactttttgcaattctaaaatacatttaattatttttagcttcaaatatgatttttattaggtttcaaaatttcaattttaaaacttttttcagtttcaatttttttttcattttcatgtattttttttccgttttcaaatctaaaaatttcagtttcaaaacttttggccctgttgtagcgcattggggcggggctaacacgaggaccaatcaaaattgatgagggTGGTAGCTTCAGTCCTGATGCaatcactgactctgagaactgagATActaggcgtgtttgagatccAGATCACCtagattgcggtgcatgttggttagtttcttacactgacgtcaaatgtgcgccgtcacgaagGTTTCAAgacgccttcctaagccagcgcagccagaaaa includes these proteins:
- the ribc2 gene encoding RIB43A-like with coiled-coils protein 2 isoform X2, which codes for MQNIDLTSERAARLILERRRDREAERRERVFNDKVRTVGVDREALDEQVQERKRQEEKVKQEQAAFDADAIHQSRAAGVLQIRRMKQKHELEEALHAFRSQNQQAWTRTEFDLNDPDRWRKMDPSDAQMILPGLVGEDPTKSSRHQRQKEQLREWLVQQQAEQETSRGQRELEDQKYNQSREEILNTAGERLHLQKEQRKEAAIATKNYNLAMIEEKHQLKEQNDPDYVLESAAVPGFSPSADRLELERKQEDERFDRVRLDSARAALLMERRQARISKQLRRQLDSTNVHLAQTHKQQKPDIERGQIDESFFSKFNTCSR
- the ribc2 gene encoding RIB43A-like with coiled-coils protein 2 isoform X1 — its product is MQNIDLTSERAARLILERRRDREAERRERVFNDKVRTVGVDREALDEQVQERKRQEEKVKQEQAAFDADAIHQSRAAGVLQIRRMKQKHELEEALHAFRSQNQQAWTRTEFDLNDPDRWRKMDPSDAQMILPGLVGEDPTKSSRHQRQKEQLREWLVQQQAEQETSRGQRELEDQKYNQSREEILNTAGERLHLQKEQRKEAAIATKNYNLAMIEEKHQLKEQNDPDYVLESAAVPGFSPSADVRPPPETVQQVIRFQKYQIQEKKRLELERKQEDERFDRVRLDSARAALLMERRQARISKQLRRQLDSTNVHLAQTHKQQKPDIERGQIDESFFSKFNTCSR
- the ada2a gene encoding adenosine deaminase 2-A, with protein sequence MLQLGLVLCCLTFAASIPDPRQREALIQLESSMQTGGQMVLTDAEQELDAHFFKMKQEEMARAAFPPAVHFFRARDLIRRSPIFSLLQEMPKGGALHVHDFSMVDVDWLVMNATYRPHCYMCCTDNQSIRFIFSSRRPKPLPRCSPWTLLEELRAKMVNSTDLDSSIKQNLTLFTEQDPEEAYPSQDVVWDRFEQTFAAVWGLVTYAPVFRDYFYQGLTQFYLDNVMYLELRALLPEVYELDGSAHDRAWTLKTYRDVTEQFKNQHPDFFGARIIFTVNRGVNLSVMTEVVEEAMKLQRSFPDTLAGFDLVGREDSGRPLWYFREALSLPAERGIELPFFFHAGETDLEGTDVDQNLLDALLLNTSRIGHGFALVRHPVAKDLSRKRGVAVEVCPVSNQVLKLVKDLRNHPAAALMSENHPVVISSDDPALFGASGLSYDFYEAFVGLGGIKSNIASLKQLAINSFRYSSLNPKQKIEALVLWQRRWNKFVSEHV